The Nitrososphaerota archaeon genome includes a region encoding these proteins:
- a CDS encoding RNA-binding protein (Sso10b; forms dimers; interacts with silencing protein Sir2 which regulates Alba by deacetylation of a lysine residue which affects DNA binding affinity; binds double-stranded DNA tightly distributed uniformly and abundantly on the chromosome), translating into MSNEEIKNNIVAIGRKPIDRYITACITLFNEGKKEVIFRARGKAIPKCIDVVESLRKSFMKDAIIKKISIGSDEKILENGERKYISYIEITVAH; encoded by the coding sequence TAATGAAGAAATAAAAAATAATATTGTAGCTATAGGTCGTAAACCAATAGATCGTTATATTACAGCATGTATAACTTTATTCAATGAAGGAAAAAAGGAAGTTATTTTTAGAGCAAGAGGAAAAGCTATTCCTAAGTGTATAGATGTTGTTGAATCTCTTCGTAAAAGCTTTATGAAAGATGCTATTATTAAGAAAATTTCTATTGGAAGTGATGAGAAAATATTAGAAAATGGAGAGAGAAAATACATTAGCTATATAGAAATCACAGTTGCGCATTAA